The Streptomyces sp. B3I8 nucleotide sequence GAACGTGCCAGGGGCCCAGATGCCTTCACGCTGGTCACGCAGGTGAAGCAGGTATCTGCCGTGGCCGTCGTGGATCAGCGCGGAGGCGTTAACGGGCTCTGGCCGCCCGTCGAGGCCCTGGTCTCGGGCGTCCAGGAGCTTGGCACGCAAGGTCGGGGACCTGACGTCGGCGAACTCGAGCCACCGGGCGCCGGCAACCTCATCGTCCTGCAATGTGAGCTCGGGGTGCTGCTCGGGCACGAGATAGAAGACGAAGCGGAAGTCGAAGTGCTGGTGGGAGCCTTCGCCCTTGGCGGGGTTCGCGTCGATGTCGTGGACGTCGATGTCGATCGGAGCCCCGAGGAACTGCGGAGTCAGGCACAGGTCGCCCGGCCGGATGCCGGTCTCCTCGCACGCCTCCCGCAGCGCCGCGGCCAGGAGCGTCCGGTCGTCCTCGACATGGCCGCCCGGAGCGAGGAGCAGCCCCGTGACCTTGTGGCCGATGTGCAGAACGCGTTGTTCCCGGTCGATGACCGCCGCGCTGCAAGTGACGTGACCGGGGAGCGTGGCACGGCTGGCCGGGGCGTCGGCTCCGTCCAGGAGGGACAACAGCCCGGCTAGGGAATCCCGCTCGTGCGGATGCCGGGCCAGGTACGCCTCGGCGGTCGCGCGGATGTGGGAACGGGTGAGCGGCACGTCATCACCTCGGGACGGCATGGGAAGGGCGGGGTCGTCCGCGGCCGTGGGTGCGGCTGCTTCGGCGGGGCGTACTGAGATGGCGCCGGGGCCGCTCACGCGGGGGTCTCGCGCTTCTCGCCGTCCGGCTCGGACGTGATCTGGTAGGACAGCAACTGCTGGAACAGACCCGGCTGTTGCGAGAGCTGGGCGTAGGTGCCCTCCTGGACGATTTTGCCGTCGTCGAGGACCACGATGCGGTCGGCGATGGCGACATTGGTGATGCGGTGGGTCACCAGCAACACCGCCCGGTCCCGGGCGAGGTTTCGCAGCCGCTGGAAGATGCGGTACTCGGCGCGGGGATCCAGGTTCGCCGTCGGCTCGTCGAGGACCAGCAGACCGGCCTGGCGGAAGAACGCTCTCGCCAGGGCGATGCGCTGCCACTGGCCGCCGCTCAATTCCTCCCCGTTGAGCCACTCGCGGGCCAGGAGGGTGTCCAGGCCGGCACCGAGCTTGTCGACGACTTCGTCGGCGTCGGCCGCCTCGCACGCCTCGCGGACCGCCGCGTCGCCGCGCGCCGTGGGCTGGCCCTGGGTCACGTTCTCGCGCACGGTCAGCGGCCAGTGCGCGTAGTTCTGCGGCACGAGGGCGACCTGCTGCCACAGGGCCTGCGGATCGGCGTCGCCGGTGGGGACGCCGTCCCACAGCACCTGCCCGCCTGTGGGCAGGTAGAGACCGCTGACCAGCTTCGACAGCGTCGACTTGCCCGAGCCGTTGAAGCCCACCAGCGCGGTGACCTCACCCCGGCGCAAGGTGAGGGAGACGTCGGACAGCGCGTCGCGGTCCTTGCCGGCGTACCGGTGGGTGACCGACTTGACCTCGATCGTCTCCGGCGGCTCAGGGCGGTGCGGACCCCGGCGCATGCGGAAGCCGCCGGCCTTGTCCAGGAAGCCGCTCCAGTCGTCCATGTACAGCCCCGTCCGCACGGCGCGCGCACCGACAGCCACCAGACCGTGGACCGACATACCTACCGTCTGCAGGGCGAAGACGGCCGTCCCGGCATGCCCGACGGTGATACGGCCGGTCGCGAGCAGCCACACGACCGCCGCCCATACCACCGCCGACCCCAGCCCTCCGCACACCGCGCCGACCAGGGACATCCGGGCGCCCTTGTCGGCCGCGGCCCGGTCCTCGCGGTTGATCCGGGCGACGGTGTGCCGGTACCGGCCGGACAGGAAGCCGGCCATGGTGCCGGCGCGGATCTGGTCGGCGGCGTCCTTGGTGTAGATGTGCCAGCGCAGCACCGACAGCATCCGGTTGTCGCCGTTGCTGCGGAGGTTCGCCAGGTACCGGACGCGCGCAGCGCTCACCTGGGCCAGGGCCTGCGGCAGGCTGGCTGCGACGAGGAGGGGGAGAAGGACCCAGTGCACGCCGGTCAGCACGATCGCCCCGGCGAGGAAGCTGGCGCCCGACGCGATCAAGTCCTGGCCCTCGTTGATCAGGTCGCCGGTGACCTGGGCGCCGCGGTCGGCGGCTTCCCGGTCACGGTTGAAGTCGGGGTCGTCGTACGCGCACAGCTCGACCTCGGCGCAGCCGGTCAGCAGCATCTGCTCGGCCTCGCGTGACATCAGCGGGCCCAGCCGGGAGGACAGCCAGTTGACGGTGATTCCGAGGAGCGCGCGCACGCCGGCGGCACCGGCGAGCAGGGCGACGGAGGGCCATGCCTGAAGGAGCCGGTGGTAGACGTCTCCGCTGCGCAGCAGGGCGGTCAGGGTGCCGGCGATGGCGACCAGGCCCAGGGCCTGCATCACGCCGGTGACGGTCTGGCACAGCAGGAGGCCGACGGTTGCTCGTCGGTCGACGCGCCAGGCGAGAGCCAGCGAGCGGCGCACCAGTTGCGGCAGGCGGCGGGCCATGTCGCGCATCCGGATTGAGCGGCCGGCTGCTTCGCGGCTGCCGGTCAGGTCGACGTACCGCATCTGCGGCTCGGGAGCCGGCGTGGGCGAAGTGCCGCTCGGCGAGGGTGCGGGCGTTCTGGCGGACGGCGCGGAGGGGGACGCTGCGGGGGTGGTGCGCGGTCCCGGAACACTGTCGGCTGATGCATCGGTGGGCTCACTCATGCCGCCCACCCCGTATCCGGACGTGCTGAGCTGAGCTTGTCGTCAACGCTGTGCGTGATCACGCCGGGCCGCCGTTCGATTCCGGGAGGCTGCTGCAAGGGGGCAGGGGTGGGATGCATGGCGTGTCCTCCGTCTGGGCGTCGGTGTGGCACTGATGCTCTAAAAACGCACTGGACCTGGTCCCGTCACGGCCCGATCGGAGGGCATTTGGTGAACGGGAGTTCTAATGCCAGGAGCAGGGCAGGCGGGCTCTGGGCGGTCGCGACTCAAACTCGTTCGATCAGGGCGGTTCACTCCTTCAGGGGGTTGCGGACAGCACGGACCGGGCCGCCGCGGAAGTCCGCGGCGGCCGTGCGGTAGGTGTTCAGAGCAGGACCGGCGGGAGGGTGTCAGGCGTTGAGGACGGTGAAGGCGACGGAGGGGAAGCGGCGGCCGTTGACCTGGAGGGCGAGGGAGTAGGAGCCCGGTGAGACCTTCCACCGTGCGGTCGAGCGCAGCGGGTGCGCCTTGGCGAGCCGCAGTGCCTGGCCCGCTTCGGCTGTGGCACGCCGCAGGAAGGAGACCTTCTCCCGCGGCTGGCCATTCTGCCCCGTGGTGGCGATCACGATCATCACGTGGACTGGTGCGGTGGCGGTGGCAGTGAGAGCGGCGGAGAAGTTCAGGGTGTCGCCGTCGCGGAGTTCGGTGCGCTCCAGGACGAGGGGGGTGAGCGCGATGGGCGCGTCGTGGGCGTAGCCGAGGATGGCGTAGGCGGGCGGCCAACCCTCCTTCAGCCGGTTGCGCAGGGCACCCCGGGCGATGAAGGCGAAGTGCTCGTCTGCGAGTCGGCCCGACTGCTTCCACCGCTGAAAGGTGGTCACCACGAGGTCGGGCTGGCTGGCGGCGATGTCGCTGAGGTGGTTGGCGACGGAGGTGCGGACATAGAGGTGAGCGTCGCCGTAGAGCTGATCGAGGACGGGCAGTGCCGCGTCGACGGGCATCTGGATCCGTGGGGCCCAGGGCAGCAGGGGCCGGGTGGCCTCGCTCGCCAGTCTGCGCACCCGGAAGTCCTCGTCGCGGGTCCACGCGCCGACGGCCTTCATTGTCTCGTCGGGGAAGTCGGCGAGAAAGTGCCGCACCGGGAGCTCGGCGGAAAAGTACCCCGTCATGCGGGCCAGAGCGGCGAGCGCCTGGTCCAGGTGCTCAGCGGTACGCAGGTAGCGGGAGACGTAGTCGGAGTGGGGCGAGTAGATGTGCAGGCCGAAGTCATTGGTCACGCCGGCGGCCTCGGGCGTCGGTGGGAGGGAGCGCAGCAGGATGTCGAGCGCGTCGGGGCCGGTGACCGGAAGGTGGGCGTGCAGGCCCTCGCTGGTGCGGGCGATCCGGCCGCTGAGCTCCAGCCGGGGAAGGTCGGCCGTCACCGACTTCACGAAGCTGTCGACGTCGAACTCGGGGCAGGCCGAATGGACTTCGCGGCCGATGCGGGCGATGCGCTCGGCGTTGAGGGCGGTCTCTTTCAGGGGAACCTTCACGGTCATGGGCAAACCCTAGGGCTGACTACGGGGCCGCCCTCGTGTTCTCGCCGCAGGTCATCCGGCGGTGTGAACACGAGGCTTTCGGCTATCGGACGGCGGCGCGGTACAGCAGCCGGCGCTGGCGGGAGCTGTCGCAGGGGGAGGCGGTGTGGAGGGTGGCGAGGTTGTCCCACACGACCAGGTCGCCCTGACTCCAGCGGTGGCTGTAGACGTACGGCGCGCTGATCGTGTGCTCCAGCAGTTCGTCGATCAGGGCGCGGCTCTCCTTCTCGGGGAGTCCGTTGATGCCGCTGATCACCATGGAGCCGAGCAGCAGCGAGCGGGCACCGGTGACCGGGTGGGTCAGGACGAGCGGGTGCTCAACCTCCGGGTGACCAGCGAGACTTCCGGCCGCGACCGACGATTGGCCGCCGCTGGCCTGGCTCTGCAGGACACGTAGCTGCTCGATGGAGTGCACCGCGCGCATCCCCTCGATCGGCTGCCGCATCGCCGGGGGAAGGGCGGCGTAGGCGCGGGTCGCGTCGGCGAAGCGGGTCTCACCGCCCTGCTCGGGGGTGATGACCGAGTACAGCAGGGTCGCGGAGGTTAGCTTCGGCTTGAAGCTGTTGTCGGCATGCCACTCCTCCTCGTTGTCCCCGTCGTAGATGCCGACGTGCTCGCCGTCCTCAACGATGTTGCTGATGACGGTCAGCCCGGGGAAGCCGCCGACGGCGTACCGGCGGTCGACGCTCGTGTCCACCGTCCCGAAACAGGAGGCGACGGTCAGGAGATCGGCGTGGGTCAGGTGCTGTCGGGGCGCGATCAGCAACCGGTGCCGATGAAGGGCTCGCGCCAGCTGGGGCAGGAGGTCTTCGGCGTCGGTCGCGAGGTTGCAGTCGACGACGGCGCCGAAGCCGCTCTCGTCGAGCGGGCGCAGCGGCAAGGACATCGCGGCTCCTTTCCGGACGGTCGTGTCGGTGATCAGAACTG carries:
- a CDS encoding ABC transporter ATP-binding protein; translation: MRYVDLTGSREAAGRSIRMRDMARRLPQLVRRSLALAWRVDRRATVGLLLCQTVTGVMQALGLVAIAGTLTALLRSGDVYHRLLQAWPSVALLAGAAGVRALLGITVNWLSSRLGPLMSREAEQMLLTGCAEVELCAYDDPDFNRDREAADRGAQVTGDLINEGQDLIASGASFLAGAIVLTGVHWVLLPLLVAASLPQALAQVSAARVRYLANLRSNGDNRMLSVLRWHIYTKDAADQIRAGTMAGFLSGRYRHTVARINREDRAAADKGARMSLVGAVCGGLGSAVVWAAVVWLLATGRITVGHAGTAVFALQTVGMSVHGLVAVGARAVRTGLYMDDWSGFLDKAGGFRMRRGPHRPEPPETIEVKSVTHRYAGKDRDALSDVSLTLRRGEVTALVGFNGSGKSTLSKLVSGLYLPTGGQVLWDGVPTGDADPQALWQQVALVPQNYAHWPLTVRENVTQGQPTARGDAAVREACEAADADEVVDKLGAGLDTLLAREWLNGEELSGGQWQRIALARAFFRQAGLLVLDEPTANLDPRAEYRIFQRLRNLARDRAVLLVTHRITNVAIADRIVVLDDGKIVQEGTYAQLSQQPGLFQQLLSYQITSEPDGEKRETPA
- a CDS encoding TauD/TfdA family dioxygenase, whose translation is MSLPLRPLDESGFGAVVDCNLATDAEDLLPQLARALHRHRLLIAPRQHLTHADLLTVASCFGTVDTSVDRRYAVGGFPGLTVISNIVEDGEHVGIYDGDNEEEWHADNSFKPKLTSATLLYSVITPEQGGETRFADATRAYAALPPAMRQPIEGMRAVHSIEQLRVLQSQASGGQSSVAAGSLAGHPEVEHPLVLTHPVTGARSLLLGSMVISGINGLPEKESRALIDELLEHTISAPYVYSHRWSQGDLVVWDNLATLHTASPCDSSRQRRLLYRAAVR